One Deltaproteobacteria bacterium genomic window carries:
- a CDS encoding tetratricopeptide repeat protein — MLRRILPICVYLLSCTAWAQNPPNSAGQITTPMPQNVPLPAQQKPAPLSNKKFKDPYKAFEAGAYDQALQGFVDLQIEKPNDTDLMLSIGAAHYQMNNLEDATQSFQSAAANGTKAVQAEAHYNLGNTYFKEGKLEESVKAYQRALELNPSDEDAKFNIEYVRDEIRRRHEEAKKRQQDQENQQDQKQQEQQQNDKQDPNKQDEQKQKEDGQEGQNQDGQEDAPEQDTDKDGLPDEQEKSAKNPTDPNNPDSDGDGLSDGEEDKNGNGQVDKDETDPNKKDSNGNGVSDGEEAKKAQQEQEANAKKGKQDMSKQDAERLLRNLGPERKPSKRGKKAKGRRAPGGKDW; from the coding sequence ATGTTGCGTAGGATTCTTCCGATATGTGTTTATCTACTTAGCTGCACGGCGTGGGCACAAAATCCACCCAACTCGGCAGGACAAATAACCACACCGATGCCGCAAAACGTTCCATTACCGGCACAACAAAAACCAGCGCCTCTCTCAAATAAAAAGTTCAAAGATCCCTACAAGGCATTCGAGGCCGGCGCGTATGACCAGGCTCTCCAAGGGTTTGTCGATTTACAGATTGAAAAACCAAACGACACAGATCTCATGCTCAGTATCGGGGCAGCACATTACCAGATGAACAACTTGGAAGATGCCACTCAGTCTTTTCAGAGTGCAGCCGCCAATGGCACCAAAGCCGTACAAGCTGAAGCTCATTACAACCTGGGCAACACCTACTTTAAGGAAGGTAAACTCGAAGAATCGGTTAAGGCTTATCAGCGCGCTCTTGAACTCAACCCCAGCGACGAAGACGCAAAATTCAATATTGAATACGTTCGAGATGAAATCCGGCGGCGTCATGAAGAAGCGAAAAAGCGGCAACAAGACCAAGAGAACCAACAAGACCAAAAGCAGCAAGAGCAACAACAAAACGATAAGCAAGATCCCAACAAGCAAGATGAGCAAAAGCAAAAGGAAGACGGCCAAGAAGGTCAAAACCAGGACGGGCAAGAAGACGCTCCTGAGCAAGACACAGACAAAGACGGCCTACCGGATGAGCAAGAAAAGTCTGCAAAGAACCCCACGGATCCCAATAACCCGGACAGTGACGGTGACGGCCTCTCCGACGGTGAAGAAGATAAAAATGGTAACGGGCAAGTAGACAAAGACGAAACTGACCCCAACAAAAAAGACTCTAACGGCAATGGAGTCAGCGATGGTGAAGAAGCCAAGAAGGCTCAGCAAGAGCAAGAAGCCAATGCCAAAAAAGGCAAACAAGATATGAGCAAGCAAGACGCCGAGCGTCTACTCCGAAACCTTGGCCCCGAGCGTAAGCCATCTAAACGCGGTAAGAAGGCCAAGGGCCGGCGCGCACCCGGTGGAAAGGACTGGTAA